The sequence GGTCGAGCGCCTCCGCGAAGAACGCCCCGAGCCGGGCGTCGGTCTTCGCCAGCACGCCCTCGTCGCGCAGCATGTGGTAGCCGCGCGGGTCGGCGTTGGCGATCAGCGCCAGCGTGCGCGAGATCCGGCCCGAGATGCCGATGCGGGTGCGCAGGTCGCGCAGGTTGTTCGCGGCGTCCACGCCGAAGCGGCAGGAGAACAGCGAGAAGCGCACGAACTTCTTCGTCAGGTTCTGCGAATCCCACTGGTGATACGTGTCGGGGAAGACGTGGAAGCCCACTTTCGAGCCGCCGCGGGTGAGGTCGTCCGCGATCTCGCGCGAGCGCGTGGGGTTCACGTTGCGGTCGAGCGCGCCGAGGAACATCTCCACCGGCGCGCCGGTCGTGGTCGGGTCGTCGAGACGCGGCACCGAGCAGCCGTAATAGCTCACATGCCCGGCGAAGCGCTGCTCCTCGACCGCGAAGAGCTTCGCCAGCTGCTCGTAGGCCGCCAGCACCGAAATCATGGCCCCGTAGGAGAAGCCCATCACCGCGACGCGCGCCGGGTCCACCATCGGCAGCCGCGCGAGATGCGCCATGGCCGCATAAGCGTCGGCGAGCATCATGGTCTCGGTGACGCGCAGGGCGCGCAGGGTGTGGTTCTTGAACGCCGCGCCGCGCGCGCCGAACGTGTCGACGGCGAGCGTGACGTAGCCCTGCTCGGCCAGCATCTTGCCGTAGCGCAGCTCGCGCTCGGGGATGATGCCGCCGAGGCCGGGCAGGATCACCACGGCGGGGCGGCTCTTGGCGCGGGCGACGGCGCCCGGCGTGTGGAGGTGGCCGATGCCGACGGTCTCGGGCGCGTTGCCGCGCACCATGTCGGCGAGGGTGAAGGGGCTCCTGGTCGGGAAGGTGATCTGCGGCATGGGCGTCCGGTTCCGGTGAGCGTCGCCTTTGGACGGCGGCGCAGGTTCAACGACCGGCGGGAACCCGCGTTCCCTGTGCGGCCGCGCGCTCCAGCGTCGCGAGCAGGGCCGCGTCGGTGATCACCCGCGGCGGCTTGTTCTGCCCGCCGAGCTTGCCGCGCGCGCGCATCCAGGAGGCGAAGGTTCCGCGGGGCGCGCAGACGAGCTCCGGCGCGGCGAGCTGGCCCGCGTCGCGATGGGCGGCGTAGTCGGCGTTGGCGCGCACGAGCGCCCGGTCGAGGGCCGCGCGCAAGGCGCGGGCGCGGGCGGGGGAGGGGGCGCCCTCGGCGAGCTCGACCACGAACAGGTGATGGTCCTGCGCCGCGCCCTCCGCCCGATGGCGCGCGCCGGCGCCGATCTCGACGAGCTCCGCCCCGATCTCCCGCGCGGCCGCGTCCACCGCCCGGTCGATCTCGGCGCCGGTGAGGTGCTCGCCGAAGGCGGACAGCGTGAAGGCCGTGCGCCCCGCGAAGACGACGCGCGGCGGATCCTTCGAGACGAGCCGCACGAGATCGCCCACCTCGTAGGCCCACAGCCCCGCATTGGTGGAGACGACGAGGGCGTAGTCGACGCCGATCTCCGCGTCCTCCAGCCAGGCGCGCCGCGGCGCGCGCGTGCCGAGCGTCTCGGGGACGACGAACTCGTAGAAGATCCCGTTGTCGACGATCAGCCGCAGGCCGTCCCCGCGTCCGCGGTCCTGGATGGCGAAGAAGCCCTCGCTCGCCGGGTAGACCTCCTGCGTGCGGATGGCGGATCCCGCGATCAGCCGGTCGACGCGCGCGGCGTAGGGGCCGAAGGCGACCCCGCCGTGAACGACCAGCTCGAGCTTCGGGTAGAAGGCGTCGAGCCGCTCGCCGCGCGCCGGGTGCATGCGCGCCAGCGTCTCGAAGAACGCCATCAGCCAGGTCGGCGTGCCGGAGATCGCACGGATGTCCTCGGCGAGCGAGGCCGGCGCGAGCCTGGCGATCTTGCGCTCCCAGTTCTCCTCGAGCGCGAGGCTCGCCGGCGGGAAGGTGCGGGAGCGGGCGTAGAACGGCACCGTCGCCGCCGCGATGCCGGAGAGGTCTCCGCCGCGCACGCCCGGCGCCAGCCGATCCAGCGCCGTCGAGCCGCCGAGCATGAAGCTCTTGCCGCCGAGCACCCGCGAGCCGGGACGGTTGGCGAGATGATGCACCAGGATGTCGAGCGCCGCGCGCCGGTTCGCGGCGACCATGGCGCGGCTGACCGGGATGTACTTGGTGCGGCCCGTGGTCGTGCCCGAGGACAGCGCGAAGAACGGCATCCGCCCCGGCCAGGTCTCGTCCTCGAGCACGGGGAAGGGCTCCTGCCAGTACCGCGCCCAGAAATCCTCGTAGGTCCGCACCGGCACCTGCGCCTGGAAGGCAGCGGGCGTCGCGATGGCCGGGAAGCCGTGCTCGCGCCCGAAGCGGGTCGCGGCGGCCTGCCGGACCAGGGCGCGAAGCGTCGCGCGCTGGGCGGCGATCGGGTCCTGCCCGGCGAGCGCCGCCTCGCGCCGGCGGGCGTAGGCGCGCAGAAACGGCGTCGCGTCGATCATGACGCGGCGATCGGCGTCGCGTGCGGGAAATGGCGGGCGACCGCCTCCGGCGTCAGCGGCAGCGCCATGGCGCGGCCCTCGCGCCAGAGGGGGAGCTGGTCGAGCATCGTCTCGCTCTTCAGCCAGCCGTCCTGGCCGGTGAGCAGGACGCCCGACGCGCTGTCGAGGTCTCCGCAATCGCAGGCGAAGCGGGCGATGGAGCCGTAGAAGGCACGGTGCGGGCGCGGCACGGCGGGGTGGGCGGTCTTCATCACCGCGTCCGATGTCCCGCCCACCGGCAGGTCGGCGAAGACGAGCCGGCGGCCGACGAGCGGCAGCCCGCCGAGCACGTGCGCGAGCCGCAGGCGGTGAATGTCGCCCCACACGCGGTAGCGCTTCAGCTCCTTCGCCGTCGCGACGAGCCCGCTCGCCACCGCGGCGACGAGCTCCGTGCGCGGCTCGTGCAGGTCCTGGGAGACCAGGGTGCGCGCGGTGAACACCGCGCCGTGGAAGGCGCGCTCGGCCTGCGAATGGTAGTGCGCGCTGATATGCGCGATCAGGAGCTCGAAGGCGAGCGCCCCGCGCGACTCCTCCGGATAGGACCCGTCCCAGTCGACGATCAGCGGCGCGACCTCGCCACGGGCCGAGAGCACCTCCTCCCGCGAGGGCCCGCCGCCGCCGCTCTCGCGCTCGCCCGCCGCCTTGACGAGCCGCATCAGCCGGTCGCGCAGGAGGAGCGCGCCCGGCACGGTGACGTCCCGCTGCAGCGTGGTGAGCGTCTCCATCGTCACCGGCCGCGCGTCGGCGAGGACGCGGCCGATGCGCTCGACCCGGTCGACCGGCGAGTAGAAATAGGACAGGGGCGCGGGCGTGTCCTCCGGCCGGTCGTTGGCGGAGACGACGTAGCCGCGCGGCGGGTCGCGCTCCGGCGGGAAGTCCCTGGCGGTGACGTAGGCGTCCCAATGCGCGATGGCGTCGGGCTTCGAGACGAGATCGGCTAGCGGCGCGTGCGGGCGCTTCGGCAGCTTCGCCGCGATCTGCTTGGCGATGCCCCCCGCGCGCTCGGCGACGATCCAGTTCTGCCCCGGCACCGCCATGCCGTCCGCCGCCTCGCGGAACTCCTCGAAGCTGCGGGCGCGGTTGAGCGCCAGCATGGAGGAGAGCTCGTCGGAGGGCTCGTGCCCGACCCAGCGCAGCGCGTAGGTGGCGTTCATCGGCACGGCGTCGGAGATGATCGGGCCGTAGCGGCTCGTGCGGATTTCCACCCGCTCGTCCCGCCCGCCGCGGACCTCGATCGTCTCCGCGCGCATGTCGAAGGGCTCGTACATCAGCCCCGAGAGGTCGAACAGGTCGGAGGAGGCGGTGTGCGGGGCAGTGCCGCCCCAGGCGAGATCCGGATTGCGGCCGAAGGCGGTGAAGGGCAGGCCCGGCAGCTGAAAGCCGACGCAGTGATAGGAGGGCGAGCGGAAGCCTGCCGCCATCCAGATGTTCGGCACCGAGATCGGCAGGTGCGGATCGCCCGCGAGCAGCGCCGTGCCCGTGGCGCTCGCGTCCTTGTGGACCGCGTAGGCGTTCGAGCCCTTCAGCGCCGGGCCGAGCGCGGTCGCGAGCATCGTCTCGAGGTCCCAGCCGGCGAGGTTCGCGATCGTGCCGGTGCCGTGGGCGAGGAGCTTGTCCCAGAGGTCGGGCCAGTCCGGATCGCGCCGCAGCGGGATGAGCCGGAGCCAGATCACCCAATTGACGTCCGCCACCGCCGCGCGGCCCACCGCCATCACGTCGGCGGGCGTCCAGCGCTCGCGGGAGAGGCCGAGCAGCGGGAAGTCAGGCGGGTCCTCCGGGGCGTGCTCGATCACGTGGTTGAGGCCGTCGACGAAGCCCTCGAGCCAGGCTTTCGTCTCCGGCGGCTGCATGGCGAGGATGCCGGGCACCGCCTGGGCGATGCCGAGCGTGCGCAGCGCCCGGTCGACGTCGATGGCGGCGGGGCCGGCGATCTCCGCGACGCGGCCGTAGGCGACCTTGCGCAGCACCTCGAGCTGGGTGAGCCGCAGATGGGCGTGCACGGCCCCGAGCGCGACCGCGCAGTCGCGATCCGTGGATGCGGTGATCCAGGGGACCTGATGGTCGTTCCAGCGGATGTCGACGGACCTCTCCACCGGCAGCCCGTCCTTCGGGAACATGGCCAGCCGGTCCTTCAACGTCCGCGCACGCATCGGCCCGCGCGTCAGCACCGCGCGGGAGAGGATGGCGAAGGAGCGCGCGAGGCGCAGGGCGTGGGCGAGCTTGGACACGGCGGGAGGGGAACGGTCCTGGTTGCGCGGGGGTTCCGGGGGGCGCGCGACCCGCCTCGGGGATGCGCCAGGGGAATGCCCGCACCCAGGGGTGACAGTTTGTTTCAACATATCTTTTCTGCTCCGACGGCGTTGCGCGCGGGCGCAATACGATCGTTTTCCTTGAATTTGGAAATAATTCCACGAAATTAAGGTGGTATTAACCCTGTGTCGGATAGCTATCATTTCGCCGGCGCGATGAACCCGAACGGCGTCGGTTTGGGGGTACGACATGCCAAAACGCGCTCTGCGGATTCCGCACAAGATACTGCTCGCTACAGGCCTGATGCTCGCCGCTCTCGTCGCCACGGGCGCGATCGGCTTGAGCGCGCTGTCCGAGAGCAACCGACGTCTCGACGACATGTACACGCAGGAGCTGCTGACGCTCGAGGCTCTCGACGCGGTCAAGGCCGCGCTCTACCGCATGCGCGGCGACTCGCTCGAGTTCCTGCTCGCGGACCGTCCCGAGACGCGCGCGCAGCTCGCCTCCGAGATCGAGGAGCAGGACGCCCGCATCGACCGCCGGCTCGCGCAGATCGCCGAGACCCGTTTCTCCCCCGAGGAGCAGGCCTTCTTCGATTCCATGTCGGAAACCTCCGACGCCTATGCCGCGCTCGTGCGCAGCGGCGTCGTCGAGGCCGTCGCGGCCGGGCGCGTCGCCGAGGCCGAAGCCGTCGCCCGCGATGCCGCGGTCACGGTCTTCCGCGAGGCGCGCGAGAGCGTCAACGGCTTCATGGATTACGCCGTCGCCCGGGCCGAGCGCCGCATGGCGAACGCGCAGGCCGAGCACGGGAGCGCGGTCTGGCTGGTGAGCGCCGTGATCGCGGCGGGCGCCGTGGTCGCCGCGGGGGCCACCTGGTTCCTGACGGCCGGTGTCTCGCGGCCGATCACCACAATGGTCGGCGCCATGAGCCGGCTCGCGCGCCGCGAGTGGGACACCGAGATCCCGGCCCAGGGCCGTGGCGACGAGGTCGGCGAGATGGCGCAGGCGCTGGCCGTCTTTCGCGACAACGGCCTCGAGGCCGACCGGCTGCAGGCCGAGCAGGAGCGCGCGGAGGCGCGCCAGGCCGAGCAGAAGCGTCGCGAGATGGCGAAGCTCGCCGATTCGTTCGATGCCGCGGTCGGCGGCGTCATCGCCGCGGTTTCCTCTGCGGTGAGCCAGC comes from Salinarimonas sp. and encodes:
- a CDS encoding dienelactone hydrolase family protein, producing MPQITFPTRSPFTLADMVRGNAPETVGIGHLHTPGAVARAKSRPAVVILPGLGGIIPERELRYGKMLAEQGYVTLAVDTFGARGAAFKNHTLRALRVTETMMLADAYAAMAHLARLPMVDPARVAVMGFSYGAMISVLAAYEQLAKLFAVEEQRFAGHVSYYGCSVPRLDDPTTTGAPVEMFLGALDRNVNPTRSREIADDLTRGGSKVGFHVFPDTYHQWDSQNLTKKFVRFSLFSCRFGVDAANNLRDLRTRIGISGRISRTLALIANADPRGYHMLRDEGVLAKTDARLGAFFAEALDHRPAVTAGRGDDARTAPARR
- a CDS encoding methyl-accepting chemotaxis protein, coding for MPKRALRIPHKILLATGLMLAALVATGAIGLSALSESNRRLDDMYTQELLTLEALDAVKAALYRMRGDSLEFLLADRPETRAQLASEIEEQDARIDRRLAQIAETRFSPEEQAFFDSMSETSDAYAALVRSGVVEAVAAGRVAEAEAVARDAAVTVFREARESVNGFMDYAVARAERRMANAQAEHGSAVWLVSAVIAAGAVVAAGATWFLTAGVSRPITTMVGAMSRLARREWDTEIPAQGRGDEVGEMAQALAVFRDNGLEADRLQAEQERAEARQAEQKRREMAKLADSFDAAVGGVIAAVSSAVSQLESASKSMAANAEETATQALTVAAASEQASANVHTVSSAADELSSSIQEISRQVGESARIASDAMREAAETADKVQRLSRSADRIGEVVELISTIAEQTNLLALNATIEAARAGEAGRGFAVVAAEVKTLADQTAKATQDIAGQIGEIQSATVDSAAAITAINETIERMSGIAGAIAAAVEEQGTATQEIARNIQQASAGTSEVSTNIGGVKQAAEESSAASAQVVGAAGDLSRQSTTLEREVGRFLASIRDAA
- a CDS encoding penicillin acylase family protein; this translates as MSKLAHALRLARSFAILSRAVLTRGPMRARTLKDRLAMFPKDGLPVERSVDIRWNDHQVPWITASTDRDCAVALGAVHAHLRLTQLEVLRKVAYGRVAEIAGPAAIDVDRALRTLGIAQAVPGILAMQPPETKAWLEGFVDGLNHVIEHAPEDPPDFPLLGLSRERWTPADVMAVGRAAVADVNWVIWLRLIPLRRDPDWPDLWDKLLAHGTGTIANLAGWDLETMLATALGPALKGSNAYAVHKDASATGTALLAGDPHLPISVPNIWMAAGFRSPSYHCVGFQLPGLPFTAFGRNPDLAWGGTAPHTASSDLFDLSGLMYEPFDMRAETIEVRGGRDERVEIRTSRYGPIISDAVPMNATYALRWVGHEPSDELSSMLALNRARSFEEFREAADGMAVPGQNWIVAERAGGIAKQIAAKLPKRPHAPLADLVSKPDAIAHWDAYVTARDFPPERDPPRGYVVSANDRPEDTPAPLSYFYSPVDRVERIGRVLADARPVTMETLTTLQRDVTVPGALLLRDRLMRLVKAAGERESGGGGPSREEVLSARGEVAPLIVDWDGSYPEESRGALAFELLIAHISAHYHSQAERAFHGAVFTARTLVSQDLHEPRTELVAAVASGLVATAKELKRYRVWGDIHRLRLAHVLGGLPLVGRRLVFADLPVGGTSDAVMKTAHPAVPRPHRAFYGSIARFACDCGDLDSASGVLLTGQDGWLKSETMLDQLPLWREGRAMALPLTPEAVARHFPHATPIAAS
- a CDS encoding GH3 auxin-responsive promoter family protein; this translates as MIDATPFLRAYARRREAALAGQDPIAAQRATLRALVRQAAATRFGREHGFPAIATPAAFQAQVPVRTYEDFWARYWQEPFPVLEDETWPGRMPFFALSSGTTTGRTKYIPVSRAMVAANRRAALDILVHHLANRPGSRVLGGKSFMLGGSTALDRLAPGVRGGDLSGIAAATVPFYARSRTFPPASLALEENWERKIARLAPASLAEDIRAISGTPTWLMAFFETLARMHPARGERLDAFYPKLELVVHGGVAFGPYAARVDRLIAGSAIRTQEVYPASEGFFAIQDRGRGDGLRLIVDNGIFYEFVVPETLGTRAPRRAWLEDAEIGVDYALVVSTNAGLWAYEVGDLVRLVSKDPPRVVFAGRTAFTLSAFGEHLTGAEIDRAVDAAAREIGAELVEIGAGARHRAEGAAQDHHLFVVELAEGAPSPARARALRAALDRALVRANADYAAHRDAGQLAAPELVCAPRGTFASWMRARGKLGGQNKPPRVITDAALLATLERAAAQGTRVPAGR